The Gasterosteus aculeatus chromosome 17, fGasAcu3.hap1.1, whole genome shotgun sequence genome includes a window with the following:
- the LOC120835153 gene encoding ras-related protein Rap-1A translates to MREYKLVVLGSGGVGKSALTVQFVQGIFVEKYDPTIEDSYRKQVEVDGQQCMLEILDTAGTEQFTAMRDLYMKNGQGFALVYSITAQSTFNDLQDLREQILRVKDTEDVPMILVGNKCDLEDERVVGKEQGQNLARQWNHCAFLESSAKSKINVLDIFYDLVRQINRKTPVEKKKAKKKSNCVVL, encoded by the exons ATGCGTGAATACAAGCTCGTGGTGTTAGGCTCTGGAGGTGTGGGCAAGTCTGCTCTG ACGGTTCAGTTTGTGCAGGGAATCTTTGTGGAAAAATATGACCCTACAATAGAAGACTCGTACAGAAAG CAAGTGGAGGTAGATGGGCAGCAATGTATGCTTGAAATTCTCGACACAGCAGGCACA GAGCAGTTCACTGCAATGAGGGACTTGTACATGAAGAACGGCCAAGGCTTCGCCCTGGTATACTCCATCACTGCACAGTCCACTTTCAACGACCTCCAGGACCTGAGAGAACAGATTCTACGAGTAAAGGACACAGAGGAT GTGCCGATGATCCTGGTGGGGAACAAGTGCGACTTGGAGGACGAGCGTGTGGTGGGGAAGGAGCAGGGCCAGAACTTGGCCAGACAGTGGAACCACTGTGCCTTTTTAGAGTCCTCTGCAAAGTCAAAGATCAACGTCCTCGAT ATCTTCTACGACCTGGTCAGACAGATAAATAGAAAAACGCCAGTGGAAAAGAAGAAGGCGAAAAAGAAATCCAACTGTGTCGTGCTCTAA
- the timm17a gene encoding mitochondrial import inner membrane translocase subunit Tim17-A: MHHVVFLRQPVDLASHQREQQKNKMEEYAREPCPWRIVDDCGGAFTMGAIGGGIFQAVKGFRNAPSGMNHRMRGSMTAIKTRAPQLGGSFAVWGGLFSMIDCGLVQVRGKEDPWNSITSGAMTGAILAARNGPVAMVGSAAMGGILLALIEGAGILLTRFASSQFPTGPQFAEEPAPAPMAAPSFGDYRQYQ; the protein is encoded by the exons ATGCATCACGTGGTCTTCTTACGTCAGCCTGTCGATTTGGCGTCACACCAGAGGGAACAGCAGAAGAACAAGATGGAGGAATATGCCAGAGAACCCTG CCCCTGGAGGATTGTTGATGATTGTGGAGGAGCCTTCACCATGGGAGCGATTGGAGGAGGAATATTTCAGGCAGTCAAGGGCTTCAGAAATGCACCCTCC GGTATGAACCACAGAATGAGGGGAAGCATGACCGCCATCAAGACCAGAGCTCCACAACTCGGAG GAAGCTTTGCAGTATGGGGAGGCCTCTTCTCCATGATTGACTGTGGTTTAGTACAAGTAAGAGGGAAGGAGGATCCTTGGAACTCGATTACGAGTGGGGCCATGACGGGAGCCATCCTTGCTGCAAGAA ATGGTCCAGTAGCCATGGTGGGCTCTGCAGCCATGGGAGGAATCCTGCTGGCATTGATAGAGGGTGCTGGAATCTTGCTTACTAGATTTGCCTCATCACAATTCCCAACTG GGCCCCAGTTTGCCGAGGAACCGGCCCCTGCTCCCATGGCCGCCCCTTCCTTTGGAGACTACAGACAATACCAGTGA
- the lmod1b gene encoding uncharacterized protein lmod1b — protein sequence MSRRKVRGLTRTGRQVSEDPDLDNLLSALSPEEMEELEKDMMKVPDVKPEDGKLLVQGESRGAQAPASNHVRDAKLDGRRESDRRGRLGERELSLEGETKKKESRRQEYLRKTGLSQEGSDDVTEGIQRQTSVSSEKGTKVDGRSSRGPEGRLSSRFCKQESRESEVKEETKEKREDNKISDRRENRESTSSKTKDMISKLQEKKDEGKDRKEDGRRRDEGKTKDIISKLQEKHEKDTSKDKERKSESFRTQGLVSKMLEKQSKAQESPAPQGKTEERKERKDEDANKHDAKLQRQPSERGDAQVKRDKAEERTDREELVNHSDRVKEKEKENMSQDQKVEAKVEKEEAGGKETEKLGNCVAKKNSPNSKAKEEDDDDEDSSMFDELMEQVRSDDPELTELNVNNSEVIKTKTLIEFAEALHKNTHVKKFALANCRADDHVAYAIAGALRSNKTLVSINVDSNHLTGKGILSLIQALPHNSTLTELRFQNQRHVCGGKTEMEMTKVLKENTTLLKLGYHFELAGPRMTTTNILSRNMDRQRQKRLQEQKQAQANGEKKETLEVPKAGGGGGSLRNSPRASPKPSPVPSPAPSPKLTPKRGARGPPPPPPPPPGCGPPPPPPPMLEVDALRNSLTPVSQRKLDGKSSGGCKNSRDQLLASIRGNNKKELKKVPVPKWLQ from the exons ATGTCGAGAAGAAAGGTGAGGGGCCTGACCCGCACGGGCCGCCAGGTCAGCGAGGACCCGGACCTGGACAACCTGCTGTCCGCTCTCTCCcccgaggagatggaggagctggagaaggacatGATGAAAGTGCCGGACGTCAAGCCGGAGGACGGGAAGCTCCTCGTCCAAGGGGAGAGCCGAGGCGCGCAGGCGCCCGCGAGCAACCACGTCCGGGATGCCAAACTGGACGGCAGGCGAGAGAGTGACCGGAGGGGGAGGCTCGGGGAGAGGGAACTCTCGTTGGAG ggagagacaaagaagaaggagagcCGGAGGCAGGAATACCTGAGGAAAACGGGCCTGAGCCAGGAGGGGAGCGACGACGTGACCGAAGGGATCCAGAGACAAACCAGCGTCTCGAGTGAGAAAGGTACGAAGGTCGACGGCCGGAGCAGCAGAGGCCCCGAAGGTCGGCTTTCGAGCCGATTCTGTAAGCAAGAAAGCAGAGAGAgtgaggtgaaggaggagaccAAAGAGAAACGTGAGGACAACAAGATAAGCGACAGGCGAGAAAACCGAGAGAGCACAAGTAGCAAAACAAAGGATATGATCTCAAAGTTACAGGAAAAAAAGGACGAGGGCAAAGACCGAAAAGAAGACGGCCGGAGAAGAGACGAGGGCAAAACCAAAGACATTATCTCAAAGCTGCAAGAGAAGCATGAGAAGGATACGAGCAAGGACAAGGAGAGGAAATCAGAGAGTTTCAGGACACAAGGACTTGTCTCTAAAATGTTGGAAAAGCAGAGCAAAGCACAAGAAAGCCCGGCCCCCCAGGggaaaacagaggagaggaaggagagaaaagatGAAGACGCGAACAAGCACGATGCCAAACTCCAGCGACAGCCGTCAGAGAGGGGTGACGCGCAGGTGAAACGCGacaaggcggaggagagaacaGACAGAGAAGAGCTGGTCAACCACAGTGACCGcgtgaaagagaaggagaaggagaacatgAGCCAGGATCAGAAAGTCGAGGCGAAAGTGGAAAAAGAGGAGGCGGGTGGAAAAGAAACGGAGAAACTCGGCAACTGCGTGGCCAAAAAGAACAGCCCAAACAGCAAggcgaaggaggaggacgacgacgacgaggactCCAGCATGTTCGACGAGCTGATGGAGCAGGTTCGCAGCGACGACCCCGAGCTCACCGAGCTCAACGTCAACAACTCGGAGGTCATCAAGACGAAAACCCTCATAGAGTTCGCGGAGGCTCTGCACAAGAACACCCACGTGAAGAAGTTCGCTCTGGCCAACTGCCGCGCGGACGACCACGTGGCCTACGCCATCGCCGGCGCGCTGCGCAGCAACAAGACCCTCGTCAGCATCAACGTGGACTCCAACCATCTCACCGGCAAGGGCATCCTGTCTCTGATCCAGGCGCTGCCGCACAACTCCACGCTGACCGAGCTTCGCTTTCAAAACCAGCGCCACGTCTGCGGCGGGAAGACGGAGATGGAGATGACCAAGGTGCTGAAGGAGAACACCACCTTGCTCAAGCTGGGCTACCACTTTGAGTTGGCGGGACCCCGGATGACCACGACCAACATACTGAGCCGCAACATGGACCGGCAGAGGCAGAAGCGCCTGCAGGAGCAGAAGCAGGCGCAGGCCAacggggagaagaaggagacgcTGGAGGTCCCCAAggcgggcggcggcggaggaTCTCTGAGGAACTCGCCCAGAGCTTCACCCAAACCTTCTCCCGTGCCGTCACCCGCGCCATCACCCAAGCTGACTCCTAAGAGAGGAGCTCGaggtccgccgccgccgcctccgccgccgcccggGTGCGGGCCTCCGCCACCTCCGCCCCCGATGCTGGAGGTGGACGCCCTGAGGAACTCCCTGACCCCGGTGTCGCAGAGGAAACTGGATGGGAAAAGCTCGGGCGGTTGTAAGAACTCGAGGGACCAACTGCTGGCCTCGATCAGAGGAAACAACAAGAAAGAACTCAAGAAG GTGCCGGTGCCAAAGTGGTTGCAGTAA
- the shisa4 gene encoding protein shisa-4, translated as MFSPAGNAPLAAVTLALLTVVLCTAPVGANEDCLWYVDKNGTWHNGFDCPLITFCCGNCHRRYCCLDAFKMITEREQKRCMLFQFSPTTLAGIASSILLFVAIIATMVCCFMCSCCYLYQRRQQRGRTPYDAQHIPMAAYPVEPMYDAYGKPLGPSDYAHIGYPMAPHYPGMPPHYPVMQPVHYPPHLMDPAYSQAPPPYSPPQYPGH; from the exons ATGTTCTCTCCGGCGGGCAACGCGCCCCTCGCCGCGGTGACTCTGGCGCTGCTGACCGTCGTCCTCTGCACCGCTCCGG TCGGTGCGAACGAGGACTGTCTGTGGTACGTGGACAAAAACGGCACCTGGCACAACGGCTTCGACTGCCCCCTCATCACGTTCTGCTGTGGGAATTGCCACCGGCGCTACTGCTGCCTGGACGCCTTCAAGATGATCACGGAGAGGGAGCAGAAGCGCTGCATGCTCTTCCAGTTCAG CCCCACCACCTTGGCTGGCAtcgcctcctccatcctcctgttCGTGGCGATCATCGCGACCATGGTCTGCTGCTTCATGTGCTCCTGCTGCTACCTGTACCAGAGGAGGCAGCAGAGGGGCAGGACACCGTACGACG CCCAGCACATCCCCATGGCGGCTTACCCGGTGGAGCCCATGTACGACGCTTATGGAAAACCGCTGGGACCGTCTGACTACGCGCACATAGGCTATCCCATGGCGCCCCACTACCCTGGCATGCCTCCACACTACCCGGTGATGCAGCCGGTGCACTATCCTCCTCACCTGATGGACCCCGCGTACAGCCAGG CCCCTCCACCTTACTCTCCACCCCAGTATCCTGGTCATTGA